ACGAACCATCCGCAGCGACAGTCCCTCGGAGAGCCGCAGTCCGACGCGCTGGGCCATTCCTTCGATGACTTGCGTCAGCGCCTCCTCCTCCATCGGTAGGAGGTGATAGCGCGCAGCCTGGTTGAGCCGCGCCGCCATTCGCGGCATCTGCTCCAGCCGGTGGATGAAGTCGCTCCGAATCGTCGTGAGCAACCGCAGGGGTGAACCAAGCGTGGCGAGTGCTGTCTCCACCCACACGTCAATCTCCGAACAATCCGCGCCCCCCAGCGTGGCGAGTTCCTCCATCTGCTCGATCACCAGCAGGAAATGACCCTGCGGAGGCGTGTGCGCGCTTACTATCTCCGAGAGCGCGCGAACATCCGCGCGCAGCGCGCGCTCCAACTCCCGAGCCGAGAAGGTGAAGTCGCTTCCGGCAAGCGCATCACGCACGGTCACGGCAAGTTGATGCACCGGATCGTACGACGGGCGAAGGACCGCGACCCTCCAGGCAGGAGCGAGCTGCGAGGAGCGCTCCTTCAAACACGGAAGGACGCCCGCCTGTACCAACGACGATTTCCCTACCCCGCTCGGTCCCTCGACTTGCACCCACCGGCGCTCGCCGCACCGCGCCTCATCCAGAAGGCTCAGGACGGTGGAGATCTCCATCTTACGGCCGAAGAACAGCTCGGCATGTGCTTCGGTGAAGGACGCGAGCCCTGGCACTGGACACTCATCCCGTTCGCTCTGCCAAGATCGCCGTCCGAGCATATCCCGGCAGCGGAGCATCGTCGGACGGGACGCCGGCTCCTTGGCCAACATGGAGGCAACCAATGCGGACAGCGCGCCCGGAACGGCCGGAGCCAGCTCGCGCAACGGCGGCGGCTCAGCGCGGATGTGCATCGAAATCAAATCGACCGCGTCGTCGGAGACAAACGGTGTCCGACCGGCGAGGAGTTCGAAGAGCAGCACCCCCAGGGCATAGACGTCCGCGCCACCATCCACCTCCGCCGCGTTCCGGCACTGCTCAGGGGCCATGTACATGGCCGTGCCCAGAAAAATGGGTGCCGCAGTGTGCACCTGCGTATCGCCCCGGGCATTTACCTCCGGTGGCACCTTCGCGATGCCGAAGTCCAGCAGTTTGACGCGGTACCCCAGTGTGACCTCGGCATCGGGGCACAGGAACACGTTCTCCGGCTTCAGGTCCCGGTGAACAATGCCCTTTGCGTGGATGTCGGCCATCACTGCGGCGATCTGTTGGCACAGAGAAAGCGCGGCTTCGCTCGGCGCTGGCCCCTGCTGGTGCCTCATCCACTCGCGCAACGACAGCCCCTCGAGGTGCTCCATTGCCAGGAAGGCCGTGCCATCCTCCGTGCGGTCGCAATGGAGGATGCGGACCACGCCTGGGTGCTGAAATTGCGCGAGGGCCCGCGCCTCCTGGACGAACCGAGCCACGAGCTGCGGATCAACGACTGCAGCCGGAGACAGGAGCTTGAGAGCAACCACCTGGTTCATGCGCTCGTGGAGCGCGGTGAAGACCTCGCCCATGCCGCCTCTGCCCAGCGGCCGCACCAACCTGTATGGACCGACGTGATCGCCTGTTTGCCTCATGCACGCACGCCGATCATGACCCGAAACGCAGGTCGACGTCTCCTGTTCCCCGGAGCCACACCGCCTCCTGCGGCAGGGAAGTTGTCGCCTCGGCTGACCGGCCGAGCTAATCACTCCAGAGGGGCAAGAACAGGCGGGTACTGGCTGCGACCGGCCTGCGCGTTCCCCCCCTCCCTATCTACTTGGTGACCCGTTCGAACGATCGCTGTTCGCCGTGCTGGATGCGGACAAGGTGGACGCCTCAAAAAACCAGAAAGAAACGCCTAAGCTGAATATGCTTTTTCCGCGATGATCCTTGATAACTCACCGAGTTGGCCCATGCTGCCCACTTCCAAGGTCAAGCGGCAAGCACCGGATGTCCCGGACCCGGAGTCCAGCGCTCCGTGGCGACCGTGCCGCGGGTGAAGGCCACTCCACGAGGCGTGAGAGCCGCCGAGACTTGGAGATGACTTCCGCGCCCCGCACGGTAACCTGAGGCGCAGATGACCCCCGAAGCCCGCGCCGAGATGGTCGCCCAAGCCGAACGCGCCCTGCGCCGCGGAGAACTGGACGAGGCCCTGCACCTCTACGAGACCCTCGGCCAGGCCTTCCCCGACGATTCCGCCCTCGCCAACAAGCTCGCCCACCTGCGCGAGAGCGTGGATCCCGAGGAATTGCAGGCCGCGCGCGCCCTCCAGGCAAGCAACCTGCCCCAGTCCATTCCCCAGGGGCCCTCCTCCCCCGTCGCCGAGGGCGAGCGCCTCTTCAGCCTGGGCGACTACGCCGGCGCCGCCGCCGCCTACCGCCGCGCCCTCCAGGAGCGCCCCGACAGCGAGCTCATCCGCGAACGGCTCGAGGAGCTCTACCGCCTCGCGCGCACCCTGCCCGTTCACTCGCCAACGGACCGCTCGCTTCCCCGCCAGGCCGAGCCGCTCCTGCACGCCCTGCTGGACAGGCTCGCCGCGCGCCGCCGTCTCAAGCGCGACTGATGCGTTGCGCCCCGACGGGCTCGGCTTCTAGACTCCACACCCCGACTTCGCTGTCATACCCGCCGCCTTCTCCCTGACACGCGCGCCCGTCTCCTCCCCACTCCCCGCCTCCATGACGCTCATCGGCAGCCACATCGGGCGCTACCGCATTCTCGAGGAGCTGGGCTCGGGGGGCATGAGCGTCGTCTACAAGGGGCTCGACACGGCGTTGGACCGCGAGGTGGCGGTCAAGGTCCTGCACCCCCACCTGGCGCACAAGAGCGAGTCGCGCCAGCGCCTGGCGCGCGAGGCCCGGGCGGTGGCGCGGCTGCACCACCCCAACATCCTCGAGGTGTTCGACTTCTCGGCCGAGGGAGCGCGCGAGGCCTTCCTCGTCACCGAGTACGTGCGTGGCCGCACCCTCAAGGAGTACGTGGACGGCCAGGGCCCGCTGCAACCCCCCGAGCTGGCGGCGATGATCGTCCATGAGCTCGCCGCCGCGCTCGCCCACGCGCACGAGGCCGGCGTCATCCACCGCGACCTCAAGCCCGAGAACGTCATGGTGCGCGAGGACGGGGTGCTCAAGCTGATGGACTTCGGCATCGCCCGGCTGCTCGACGCCGAGGAGCAGATGACGATCACCGGCACGCTGGTGGGCTCGCCCGCGCACATGGCGCCGGAGATCATCGAGGGCCACGAGGCCGGGCCCGCCGCGGACATCTTCTCGCTGGGCACCATCCTCTACGGGCTCGTCACCGGCCGGCTGCCCTTCACCGCCGCCAACGCCACCGCCACGCTCAAGCGCATCCTCGACGGCGCCTACGAGGATCCCCGCCAGCGCGTGCCCACGCTCTCGGACGAGCTGGCGGACATCTGCGCCAGGTGCCTGGCCCGGCAGCCCTCGCGGCGCTACGCCCACGCGGGCGCGCTGCGCGACGCGCTGGCGGACTACCTCGCCGGGCTCGGCTTCGCGCGCGTGGGCGAGGAACTGGTGTCCTTCTTCGCCGATCCGGCCTCGTACCAGAAGCTGATGCGCCCGCGCATCATCGCCGCCCTGCTCGAGCGCGGCGAGCGCCTGCTCGCCGAGGACCGCACTCCCCGGGCGCTGGCCTGCCTCAACCAGGTGCTCGCGCTCGATGGCACCAACGCGCGCGCGCACACCCTGCTCGTGGGTCTGGAGCGGCAGCGCCGCCGCAAGCGCTGGCGCACGCGGGGCGCGCGGATCGGCGGAGGGCTGCTGCTGGTCTCGGTGCTCGGCCTGGGCGTCCACCTCGCGCTGACCCGGCCCGTGGCCCCGCGGCGGTCCGAGGCGCCCCCGCCCACTCCCCCGTCTCGTCCCCGGCCCCGGCGGCCGAGGCCCCCACGACGACGCCCTCCGTCCCCCACGAGGCGGTGTCCACCGCGAAGCCGTC
Above is a window of Cystobacter fuscus DNA encoding:
- a CDS encoding serine/threonine-protein kinase, with amino-acid sequence MGEVFTALHERMNQVVALKLLSPAAVVDPQLVARFVQEARALAQFQHPGVVRILHCDRTEDGTAFLAMEHLEGLSLREWMRHQQGPAPSEAALSLCQQIAAVMADIHAKGIVHRDLKPENVFLCPDAEVTLGYRVKLLDFGIAKVPPEVNARGDTQVHTAAPIFLGTAMYMAPEQCRNAAEVDGGADVYALGVLLFELLAGRTPFVSDDAVDLISMHIRAEPPPLRELAPAVPGALSALVASMLAKEPASRPTMLRCRDMLGRRSWQSERDECPVPGLASFTEAHAELFFGRKMEISTVLSLLDEARCGERRWVQVEGPSGVGKSSLVQAGVLPCLKERSSQLAPAWRVAVLRPSYDPVHQLAVTVRDALAGSDFTFSARELERALRADVRALSEIVSAHTPPQGHFLLVIEQMEELATLGGADCSEIDVWVETALATLGSPLRLLTTIRSDFIHRLEQMPRMAARLNQAARYHLLPMEEEALTQVIEGMAQRVGLRLSEGLSLRMVRDARSEGSQLLLLGQALHALWGPCAAVPS
- a CDS encoding tetratricopeptide repeat protein; protein product: MTPEARAEMVAQAERALRRGELDEALHLYETLGQAFPDDSALANKLAHLRESVDPEELQAARALQASNLPQSIPQGPSSPVAEGERLFSLGDYAGAAAAYRRALQERPDSELIRERLEELYRLARTLPVHSPTDRSLPRQAEPLLHALLDRLAARRRLKRD